DNA from Geobacter sulfurreducens PCA:
GCTGCGGTTTCCCGCAGGGCCTTTTCCAGGCCCAACTCCTTTTCCATGGCAAGCTCCATTGCCTTCTGCTCGGTAAAGTCGGCATCTATGGTTTTGGCCAGGGATGCCATCCAGTCTGAGGCATGGTCGGGAGGAGTGTTCAGAAATGCTTCCAGATCCGGGATGTCGTTTCTCTGGTAGATTTTGTGGAAATGCCCGGCGTGTTCACGCTCTTCGCGGGCCAGAAGCTCAAAAACCTTTACGGCGTCCGGATTTTTCATCCTGCCGGCGCCAAACTGGTAGAAATTCATGGCATTTTTTTCTGTCTGAATGGACTTGAAAATGGCATCCTGAACATCGATGTCGAACATGTGCTGCCTCCTTGGGGGCGATGAGAGTAACTGCTTCCGTTTAAACGGTAGCGAACAATGGAGCGATGTCAAACATGATGGCTGCAGGGGGAGGGGACTCTCTCTCCAGCGGCTAGGAGTGGTCAGATGACGGATGAACAGAGACAATGCCCGTATCCTGTGCTCATAGCCGAGGATAATGCCCTACTGAGAGCGGTCCTCGAGGGGAATCTGCGCGAGATCGGGTACGACGTGGTTGTTGCCATTGACGGCAAGGATGCTCTCGCGCGTATTCAAAGTGGCTATTTCCCTCTGGTTATTACCGACTGGGTCATGCCGGTCATGGACGGGCCCGAACTTTGCCGGGCCGTACGGAGCCTTGGTCTTGAGCACTATACCTACCTGATCCTCCTCACCTCCCGCGACTCCAAGGAGAGCATCATTTCAGGGCTCGAAGCCGGCGCCGACGAGTATCTAGTGAAGCCGGTGACTCCTGAAGAGCTCACCGTCCGGCTCATGACCGCCCGTCGTATTATCGATCTGGAAAGCTCGCTCAAGCAAAGCATGGAGGAGGTCCGGCTCCTGACCATGCGTGACCCGCTCACGGGTATCTACAACAGGCGCTACCTGGAAGACCGGCTGCACCAGGAGGTCAAACGCACCTTCCGCTACGAACGCCCCATCTCGGTAGTCATGTTCGACATTGATCACTTCAAGAGGGTGAACGACACCTGGGGACACCTTGTCGGCGACCAGGTCCTGAAGGCCTGTGCCGAATCGGTCCGCTCCGGGGTCCGCGAAAACATCGACTGGCCCGTCCGTTACGGTGGCGAGGAGTTTGTGGTGGTACTTCCTGAAACCGATATGGCAGGTGCGGTTATTGTGGCGGAACGGCTCAGGCAACGCATAGCCCTGATACAGACCTCTGTGGGCGATGGGGCCGTGACGGTTACAGCCAGCTTTGGCGTGGCCAGTTTTACCCCTCCGGATCAGAAGGAGGATCTCTCCATCGGTGAAGTGCTGCTGGAGCGAGCCGACCGCTGCCTCTATCGGGCTAAGGGGGAGGGGAGAAACCGGGTGTGCAGCGAACAACTCTGAGACGGCCAGATTGAGCTCTTCATTTTCCGGGGCCGCCGGTCGTGCCGGCGGTCTTTGTGCGTTCGGCGACTCCGACGTTGACATGCCACGGGCGCCGGGGTAAAAAGAAAGGTCATTTACTCCGAGGAGGTTGCACGCACGCATGAGCACCGACAGCACGAAAATCATCTACACCATGATGAGGGTGTCCAAGTACTACGACAAGAAGCCCGTCATCAAGGACATCTCCCTTTCCTATTTTTATGGGGCAAAGATCGGTGTCCTGGGTCTCAACGGCTCGGGCAAGTCGACGCTGCTGCGGATCATGGCCGGGGTCGACAAAGACTTCAACGGTCAAGCTGTGCTTTCGCCCGGTTACACCGTCGGCTACCTTGAGCAGGAACCCAAGCTCGACGAGTCGAAAACCGTCCGTGAAATCGTCGAGGAAGGGTGCCAGGAAACCGTCAATCTCCTGAACGAATTCAACGAAATCACCGCCGCCTTTGCCGATCCCGACGCTGATATGGACAAGCTGCTTGAGCGCCAGGCAGAGGTGCAGGAAAAGCTCGATCACCTGGATGCCTGGGATCTGGACTCGCGCCTGGAAATGGCAATGGATGCCCTGCGCTGCCCCCCCGGCGACACGCCGGTGAACGTTCTGTCCGGCGGCGAGAAGCGCCGCGTGGCTCTGTGCCGCTTGCTCCTTCAAAAGCCCGACATTCTTCTGCTGGACGAACCAACCAACCATCTGGACGCCGAAACCGTCGCCTGGCTGGAACATCACCTGCAGAGCTACCCCGGGACGATTATCGCCGTCACCCACGACCGGTACTTCCTCGACAACGTTGCCGGCTGGATTCTTGAGCTCGATCGAGGCGAGGGAATACCCTGGAAGGGCAATTATTCCTCGTGGCTTGATCAG
Protein-coding regions in this window:
- a CDS encoding diguanylate cyclase, with translation MTDEQRQCPYPVLIAEDNALLRAVLEGNLREIGYDVVVAIDGKDALARIQSGYFPLVITDWVMPVMDGPELCRAVRSLGLEHYTYLILLTSRDSKESIISGLEAGADEYLVKPVTPEELTVRLMTARRIIDLESSLKQSMEEVRLLTMRDPLTGIYNRRYLEDRLHQEVKRTFRYERPISVVMFDIDHFKRVNDTWGHLVGDQVLKACAESVRSGVRENIDWPVRYGGEEFVVVLPETDMAGAVIVAERLRQRIALIQTSVGDGAVTVTASFGVASFTPPDQKEDLSIGEVLLERADRCLYRAKGEGRNRVCSEQL
- a CDS encoding ferritin-like domain-containing protein, with the protein product MFDIDVQDAIFKSIQTEKNAMNFYQFGAGRMKNPDAVKVFELLAREEREHAGHFHKIYQRNDIPDLEAFLNTPPDHASDWMASLAKTIDADFTEQKAMELAMEKELGLEKALRETAARIADPQVRAVFELNARETRNHYEMIESEYARLMAMVHESDMDTYVRE